The genome window GATCTGCTATATGATCTGCGGccctcttggatttgatgatgacatcatccacatatacttcTATCTCCTTGtatatcatgtcatggaaaatggttggcatggccctcatgtaggtggccccagcattttttaaaccaaacggcatcattttgtaacagtACACTCCCCACAGCGTGATGAAAGTTGTTTTCTCCGCgtcttcttcatccatccaaattTGATGATAACCCGCGAAGCAAtcaacaaaggattggagttcatgcttggcgcaattgtcgatcagtatgtgtatatttgGTAATGGAAAAttatctttgggacttgctctgtttaaatcccgatagtcgacacacaccCTGACCTTCCCGTCTTTCTTCGGAACCGGCAcgatgttggccaaccaagttggatattcaaccacccTGAGGACcttagctttgatttgcttggtgacttcttccttgatttttAGACTCATGTCTGGCTTGAACTTCCcgagcttctgctttactggtgGACACATCGAATTGGTAGGCAGCTTATGAGCTACTATAGatgtgctcaaaccggtcatatcatcataggaccatgcaaagatatcctcatattccttcaggaaatgagtgtatttttctttctctgatggtgacaggtgaatgcttataCATGTTTTTTTGACTGTTTTggagtctcctagattaactgtttcagtctcatccaaattggacttaggcttgttttcaaaattttccacttctctgacaatttcctcgggtattatatcctcttccagatcctctgaattattatccttatgttgcgttgtcccgttacatgtcacagtcgtaagttcatcgggataggtaataataatattGTAGAGAGaaacgtaaagaataataataaatattaaaaagaacaatacatttagataaatcttgaaaacgtcaaacaggtgcggctcgatgacccgagcaattatttcaaaacaaaacatgcttatAACAAAATGCTGAAacgtcttaaatgctcataaaaattgcttttaaaataaatgatgctaattgccagtctacccaggaactcgatgggcccttgatggtgcagtagtccagttcttgagaacagctcccttatccacggtctgaataatgagtccttcttcatcctcctcctcgACTAtcacactgcaatccatgtcttcatcttcCAAGAACATATTCCTTAAGacagctagaacttcatcttctttagatccccacatcatgtcgGCCTGATGAAAGgattggctcaaatgtggtaccgGCTGCtcaagagggtaataaggaccacgccatggcggCGACCAATTGTCATACTCCTGCCAGGAGTACTGATATCCAAGTCCAAAGGTCATGTCGTGACGTTTTAGCTGTATCGATTTGGTAATACCTTGGAGGTTCTTCCCGAGCCCTTTACCGGGTTTATACCTTGCCCACGCTAGTATGCTTTCTATTTTGCTGCTCCACcacttgtctttctcaattgCATTGATGCGCTCGATACGATGATAAGTCTCCCCACCTAACTTCCTTCTATTTTCCACGACCGGAACAGTTTGGTTGGTATAAATGGGATTACTcccgtctccatgaatgatcacctcctgatgaatCCATTCGAACTTTACATCCTGGTGCAAAGTAGAATCCACGGCCCCggcggcatgtatccaaggtcgtcctaACAGCAGATTGTATGAGGCGGATTTGTCTAGCACTTGaaattcaacatcaaaccaagtcgggcCCATCTACAAGCATAGattggtttccccaattgtggccctttgagacccatcgaacGCCTTCACATTCATAGTCCCTGCTCGTATTTTATGCAAACCTTTACCCAACCTTTTCAAAGTAGTCAGCGAACAGATGTTGAGACTGGACCCTCCATCTATCAAAACCCTGCCAATGAATTTATCCTCGCATTGTACCGTGATTTGCAGCCCCTTGTTATGGTTTAATCCCTCTAGTGGCAGTTCGTCTTCATGAAAGGTGATCTTGTGGCTCTCCAGTACTTGCcctaccatgttagccatctccccaCTGGTGATATTGTTAGGTACGTAAGCCTCATTCAataccttcatcaaggcattcctatatgcctcagaattctgcagtaATGATaggatggatatctgagcaggggttttgttcagatggtCTACCACAGAATATTCTCTCGCTTGCatctttctccaaagatcatccgggccAGTTTCGATGATGGGTTGCTTGGAAGCAGCTTCTCTACTCGTTCCTCCCAAATTCTCAGGTGTATAAATTCTACCAGTCCTGGTCATCCCTTGTGCTGCACcagattcttccatttttgctttcCCTTTCCTCCTAGCTTCTGCAACATAGTCCCAGGGTACGGCATTGGATTTAACAGGCGGTGTGGATGCTACCGTCATAGTGAAGGGTGTGGTTACTTCTACTTCGAATGGAGCAGGTGCAGCTGCAGATGTTGTTTCCACCTCGAACGGGGTTGGTGCGGCCACTTCAACTTCAACTGGTGGATGTATCTGTACAACAATAGGagcaagattgaccgcaggttTCTTTGGGTCATCCCCTTCTCGAATAATCCCAATCGACCCTTCTGGGTCCTATTTTTCATCAGTCTCTATCACATTTACTCCCTCGCCCCTATGATCCGGGAGGAGATTGTTGCGGACGTTAGGTGCAGcctcctttgcttgtataaccttggTACAGATTAGTGTCTGGATCTTGTCTTTCAAGGTGCAACATTCATCAATGGTATGACCTTTCATGTCGGAGTGGTAGGCACATGTTTTGTTTGGATTGACCACTGAGAGGCATTTTCCATGGCAACAGCAGGAATAAGAGTGACATATCCAGCTTCTTTCAGTCTCTCGTATAATTGATCGATGGGTTCAGCAataggggtgtattgtctgggtggcaTGCGATCAAAATTTGGTCTGGGTTTCTGATAATTTTGGTGGGCTGGCGGTGAGTGATAATATGCTAGctgggtgttataagtgtggtaggtAGTGGCGGGTTGTggatatctgggaggtgaaggctgatatgtgggtggaggtgtttggagaggagattttggaacttgggctaccatcacggcccCTACTTCTCTCTTCATGGATATACCCCTGACTGCAATGCTTTGTTTGTAGCCTGTAATGCCTCAAAATTAGTTACCATTCCGCTCTTGATCCCTTCTTCAATCCTTTCCCCTAGCTTGATGATGTCGGATAATTTATGATTATCgataaccatcaacctttcatagtaTTGTGGATCCTGGGCCAGGACGAAGAACTTGTTCATCTTCTCTTCTTCCAATGCCGGCCTTATTTTCGCGG of Nicotiana tomentosiformis chromosome 7, ASM39032v3, whole genome shotgun sequence contains these proteins:
- the LOC138896018 gene encoding uncharacterized protein, with translation MAEELKKLTSRVQGVEGGKGIKGLNYEDLCIQPDVELPEGYKPPKFEIFDGTGDLKVHLRTYCDMLVGVGKDERIRMKLFMRSLTGDALSWFNTENGPDVFYIQNLKKKPTETFREYATRWRSEAAKIRPALEEEKMNKFFVLAQDPQYYERLMVIDNHKLSDIIKLGERIEEGIKSGMVTNFEALQATNKALQSGIHPPVEVEVAAPTPFEVETTSAAAPAPFEVEVTTPFTMTVASTPPVKSNAVPWDYVAEARRKGKAKMEESGAAQGMTRTGRIYTPENLGGTSREAASKQPIIETGPDDLWRKMQAREYSVVDHLNKTPAQISILSLLQNSEAYRNALMKVLNEAYVPNNITSGEMANMVGQVLESHKITFHEDELPLEGLNHNKGLQITVQCEDKFIGRVLIDGGSSLNICSLTTLKRLGKGLHKIRAGTMNVKAFDGSQRATIGETNLCL